The genome window TCTGAAAAGGCGGCTGCGGAAGCGTTACGTTACGGCGAGGTTCATGTGGTCGCAACCGGGCGCGCCGAAAGCTACACGAAGATTCCTCAGCCGGAGCAATGGCTGCTCGATTCGAATGCGGCCTATGTGCACTACACCGCCAACGAAACCATAGGGGGCGTTGAATTCCAGCAGATCCCCGATGTCGGTGCATTGACGCTGGTATCGGATATGTCCTCGAATATTTTATCGCGACCAGTGGATGTCAGCCGTTTCGGACTCATTTATGCAGGCGCACAGAAAAATATCGGCCCAGCCGGTATTACCGTTGTGATAGTGCGCGAGGATTTGCTGGGCCGTGCAAATTCGATAACGCCTTCCGTTTTCGATTACACCAAGCAGGCGAATAATGCATCCATGTTGAACACGCCGCCTACCTATAACTGGTATATGCTGGGACTGGTGCTGGAGTGGCTGAAGGAACAGGGCGGCATCGCGGCGCTGGAACAAAAGAATATACGCAAAAGCGCAAAGCTGTACGCGGCCATTGACCGGTCGTCACTGTACAGCAATCCGATAGGCCTCGCTTGCCGCTCGCGCATGAACGTGCCTTTCCGTATCGCCGATACGGAGCTGGAGGAGCGGTTTCTGAAGGATTCCGTACGCGAAGGTCTTATTAACCTGGAAGGACATCGTTCCGTCGGCGATTTTCGCGCCAGTATCTACAACGCGATGCCGGAAGAAGGCGTCGATGTATTGATAGAGTTCATGCGCGAATTCGAGCGGCGCTATGGATAAATGCCGGCATGATCGCCCTACGAGTTTTTAATATCGAATTTTTTCCATGAGTCAAAAGGCTGCCATGTTTTGCACCATGGAGGCACTTCATCGGCCGGCATCGGCCTGGCGATGCAGTAGCCTTGCGCATAAGTACCGCCCATCGCCAGAAACGCAAGGCCGTGCGCTTCGGTTTCCAGGCCTTCGGCTACGACTCTGTGCCCAAAAGCCTTGCTGATGCCGATTACGCCTTCGACGATGGAAAAATCGTGAGGATCTTCCAGCATGTCGCGCACGAAGCTTTGGTCGATCTTGATGGAGCTGACCGGCAGATGGCGTAAATGGCTGAGCGACGAATAGCCGGTACCGAAATCGTCCAGCGCAAACTGCACGCCGAGGGCGTTGCTGCATAGCCAGACGATATTCTTGGCCGCCTGCAGATTGTCCATCGCACTGCTTTCCAGAATTTCCAGTTCCAGCCAGCGCGATTGAATATCCGGGAATTTTGCCAGCGTCTGGCCCAGCTGATTGATGAAGGTGTTACGGTGCAGCAGGCGCGGCGAGATGTTAACCCCCATATTGATATCCAACCCCTCGTTTCGCCACTGGTGCAATTGCTGCAGCGCTTCCTCAATGACCCAGCTGCCGACGATATATTCCTGCTCGCTGCCTTCCAGCAGCGGTAAAAACTCCATGGGCTGCAGCAGGCCGCGCTCGGGGTGCTGCCAGCGTATCAGCGCCTCCATACCTACGATGGCGCCGGTATTGATATTGACCTGGGGCTGGTAGTACAGGCGCAGTTCATGCCGGGTAACGGCATCCTCTATCGAATCCAGCAGCTCGCGACGACTTTGCAATTGTTGATCCTGATCGGTATCGAAAAACAAATAACGGTTGCGTCCACTTTGTTTGGCCTGATACATGGCGTGATCGGCATGGCGTAACAAGGTCTCGTTATCGGCGCTATCCACCGGATAAATGGTAATGCCGCTGCTGGCGGCGATGATGGCCTGCTCGCTGTTGATCGAATAAGGCTGCGCCAGGCTCTTGTGTATGCGGGAGAGTATGTTTTCGCAATGCAGTTTCGAATGAATATTTGTAACGACCCGCAATCGAAAACACATGAACCCGCAATCAGCGCATCGGCAAACCCAGAT of Candidatus Methylospira mobilis contains these proteins:
- a CDS encoding putative bifunctional diguanylate cyclase/phosphodiesterase; protein product: MRVVTNIHSKLHCENILSRIHKSLAQPYSINSEQAIIAASSGITIYPVDSADNETLLRHADHAMYQAKQSGRNRYLFFDTDQDQQLQSRRELLDSIEDAVTRHELRLYYQPQVNINTGAIVGMEALIRWQHPERGLLQPMEFLPLLEGSEQEYIVGSWVIEEALQQLHQWRNEGLDINMGVNISPRLLHRNTFINQLGQTLAKFPDIQSRWLELEILESSAMDNLQAAKNIVWLCSNALGVQFALDDFGTGYSSLSHLRHLPVSSIKIDQSFVRDMLEDPHDFSIVEGVIGISKAFGHRVVAEGLETEAHGLAFLAMGGTYAQGYCIARPMPADEVPPWCKTWQPFDSWKKFDIKNS
- the serC gene encoding 3-phosphoserine/phosphohydroxythreonine transaminase codes for the protein MTKIYNFGAGPSMLPGTVLQRAQEELLDWHGAGISVLEMGHRSQVYTAIAEKAEADFRELLDVPADYRILFLQGGATGQFSAVPLNLMGDKAKTAYLLTGVWSEKAAAEALRYGEVHVVATGRAESYTKIPQPEQWLLDSNAAYVHYTANETIGGVEFQQIPDVGALTLVSDMSSNILSRPVDVSRFGLIYAGAQKNIGPAGITVVIVREDLLGRANSITPSVFDYTKQANNASMLNTPPTYNWYMLGLVLEWLKEQGGIAALEQKNIRKSAKLYAAIDRSSLYSNPIGLACRSRMNVPFRIADTELEERFLKDSVREGLINLEGHRSVGDFRASIYNAMPEEGVDVLIEFMREFERRYG